TGCGTTACGTGGTGTTCACTATTTTTACTAATATGACTGTGCATCGTGGTGTCATCCACTCCGTACCTTATATGGCTATATTGGGGCTTGGAATGACCTATGTCAGCTACGATATTTTAAACTTACCGTTAACGGTTAGCTGGTTTTACGGCTTGTTTTTATTCGGCGGTGCAATGGTACATTTGGCTTTGGATGAGTTATATAGCGTTAATTTATCAAATATGAAAATGAAGCGCTCATCGGGCACGGCGATGAAATTTTATCAGCATAAAGATAAATGGTGGTATCTGCTACTGTACGTCATCCTTGCGCTCTTGGTATATTTTGCACCACCGTTTGATGCATTTTGGCAGCAGCTACGTGACCCAGCACCTTGGGCACAGCTAAAAGTTGGCATCTTGCCAAAAATGTTGGAAAACTGGCTGAATTAAAATTCATAGAACCGCTAAAAATGTAAATAACAACTTGAGTAAATAATGTCAATTTCCGCACAGACCTGCCCTTGCCAAATTAATCCGTCATCAGATGACATCAGCGCGCCCCTACCTTATAAGGATTGCTGTCAGCCTTATCACGATGGCATATGTAATAAAGAAGCTAATGAAGAAAATGATAATGCAGACGGTATAAAAGCGGACACTGCTGAGCGATTAATGCGCACGCGTTATAGTGCCTTTGTATTGGTCAAGCCAGAATATATCGTCAAGACCACGCTACCCGTGCAGCAAAACTTGTTGGATATCAAAGCGATTGAGTCTTGGGCAAAAGAGACAGATTGGGCAGGATTGGAAATCGTAGCGCACACGCCAAAACTCAGTAAACGGCATGCACAAGTTGAATTTAAGGCTTACTTCCATACAACAGATAGTGCGGCTGATAGTGTAGAAGAAATGATACAAGCGCATCATGAACTGTCTGCCTTTGTAAAAGTAAAAGACAAAGCGAATAATGATGCACGCTGGTACTTTTTAGATCCTACGGTCGCAATGACTCTCAGCCAAAAGCAACCGTGTATTTGTGGGTCTGGGGAGAAGTTTAAACGGTGTTGTAGGACGTATATTTAATCAACATTAAATATTCGCCAACTCCTAAACACTCGCCCCAACCGACCGTGCAATCGCAATCCCTTCATCAATCGTCAAAAACTTACGCTGACTTGGGCTGTCTTTATAAATGACGTCACCATCTTGGAATATCAGACATTCATTGACCGCTAACTGTTGCCATTTTTCATTTTCAGTCAGTGGCACAGTCACTAGAATCGTCACTTTATCGGTGTCTGTGGTCACATCACCAAAATTAATCGCCAAATCATCATCTGCCAATTTTGCCTCACCAAACGGTGCTTTACGCGTAAGATAAAACAATAAGCTGCCGGCATAAGCCATTTGCCATCGACCGTTTGATATAAGGCAATTAAACAGACCGTTAGCAGATAAATAACGACATTGGGTGGTCAAAAAGTTAAACAGCGTTTGGTCATCAGGGCGGGTTTTAAAGCTGCTTTTAAGACGATTGACCAAATAACAAAATGCCATTTCAGAATCGGTTGAGCCGACTGGCTGGCAATGTGAAGCATTACCATTATCTTGCAGACGCTGACAGCGTTTAATAAACTCGCTATTCATCTGTCCGTTATGAGCAAATACCCACTGCTCACCCCAGACTTCACGGACGAATGGATGCGTATTCGCTAGGCAATTCTGTCCTTGGGTAGCTTTACGAATATGAGCGATGACGTTCATGGCTTTGATTGGATAATTATTAACCAAGTCTGCAACTGGCGATAAGTGGCTTGGGCGATTGTCATGGAACAAGCGCAGTCCGGTTGAAGCATTGGCCGCGCCATCACCATTAAAGTTGCCGTTATTAAAACAGTCACTACGCTCAAAGAATGCAATACCAAAGCCATCCTCATGACTGTCTGTCATGCCGCCGCGACGACGAAACCCTGCAAAGCTAAAACCGATATCGGTTGGAGTATTACAGTTCATTCCTAAAAGCTGACACATTTATAAGTTACCGCCGTTATCAGTTTGATTGTCTAAGCTATCTGGATTGTCTTGACTATTTTGAGTGCCTTGAGAGTCTTGATCAACCTGAGTATCTGATATGATACCAAGGTCTGTGTCGCTCATATTGTCTAGCAGCACTTCACCACTAGTATCTGTATCGATATTACTTAAGATATCCTGTGCTTGCGCCAAATCCTCATCTTGCACCCAAAGTACGATGCCAGAGTTCATACCCGGGATAGCGCTTAGCGGCTGCAAGGACACGGTAATGCCGTTATTACGTAGCAGGTTGGCGTGCAGCTCACCTTGCATATTGGTGTCGTAGCGCGCTAGTTTGTGCCAGTTGTCGACTTGATTGGTCATGAAATCACCTTTAAGGTTTTGGTACATGAATAATTGAACAAAAATGGCTTATGCTAATGCATCTAACTTGTATTCTTTGATTTCAAACTCGCTGTTAGACTTTAGATTTTCACGTGCTTGCTCAGCTTGCTTAATATTGCTAAAAATGCCAGCTATTTGATTGTCTTTACTGGCATTTAAACTAGTATTTAACAGCACAAAAACGATGTTTTGCGCTTTTTCTACATGCGACCAATGATAAGCGGCAAGACGTTTCATTAGGTCAGGATTTTTGACCATGATGTTATCGCCAGTTCGCCCTTCGGTGCGATTGTAGTGAATGACGTTGAGACGTAATAGCCAAAAAATAACAGCCGCTTTTGCCAGCATAACAGGTAAAGCACGTTTTTCATCGTTATTAAGCGGACGTTTTGACTCGTAGCCTTGTAAAAAAGAAGTCATCTTTTCACGGTCAAAGTGAACTCGCTCGCCTTGCTCTGCATCGCCCCAAGTAGTACAAAAGTCATTGATAGTAATAGCGATATCCATCACATAGTGCTCGACGCTGACTTCGGTAAAGTCTAACAACCCAGTCAGACGCTCTTCACCCTTCTGTAGATTCCATAGCGTATTATCCGCAAACATATCTAAATGACATAAGCCTTTTGGCAAGCTGGCAAGCGGTAATGTGCTATATGACTGCCAAATATCGCTCATTAGCTTGGCTTCGTCACCGGGCATAAACTGCATTTCACGATCGCGTACATCGCTCCATGGATATAAAGGTACGCCGTATTCTTGCGCAGGTTGCAGCGCTTGCAGGGTCTCATGCAGCATCGCCAAAGCGCCACCAATCTCATGACACATGGCTTGCGTGGTTTGCTGTGGATGCGCGCCAGCCAGACAAGGCACCAAGGTAATCGCTTTATTATCATACTGAATGACATAGCATTTTTCTTCGCTATCAACCAATGATAACGGCGCAGCGACCGGTAATTTACCATCTAATTGATTTAAAATGACCGCCATTTTTTCGATGTCTTCTGGTGGACGCTCTTCAAATAAAGTAAATACGTAAGAGTGCGCGCCATCTACATCATCAGTTGTCTGAATAAACCAGTTAGAGTTTTTGATACCTTGGGTAATCGGAATGGCACGCACGAAAGATACGCCAAAACTTTGGCAAAAGGCGGCAAACTGATCATTGGTTAACTGGGTATAGACGGACATGACATCTCACTTTTGGCAATTAAATAAAAAGTTAAATAGGACGAATTTGGACGGTAATGACAGTAATTGTACCGCGCACGAGCAAACTATAATCAAAAGCGTAATAATCTTGCGAAAACCTGCCTGATATGGCAGTGATTTTGCTAGACTAGCGCTTACAGAATGAATTGATTATAAGGTGAAAGACCCTATGTTAGCAAAGCGTATCATTCCTTGTTTGGACGTTGATAATGGACGCGTGGTCAAAGGCGTGCAGTTTGTCGATATTAAAGACGCAGGCGACCCAGTTGAAGTAGCGAAACGCTACAACGAACAAGGCGCTGATGAGATTACCTTTTTGGACATTACAGCTACTAACGATGGGCGCGATACTACTTATCATACCGTTGAGCGTATGGCAGAAACGGTATTTGTGCCATTAACCGTCGGTGGCGGCGTGCGTAAAATCGCTGATATTCGCAATTTGCTCAATGCTGGCGCGGATAAAGTCGCGATTAATTCGGCAGCAGTGTTTACGCCTGAATTCGTCGGTGAGGCATCGCAGAAATTCGGCAATCAATGTATCGTTGTTGCTATCGATGCCAAACGCGTCGCTGACATTGAAGTTGATGGCATCATCATGCCGCGTTGGGAAATCTTTACCCATGGTGGTCGTAAGCCAACCGGTATTGATGCGGTTGCTTGGGCGAGCAAGATGGCTGAGCTGGGTGCTGGCGAACTACTAGTCACGTCAATGGATGGTGATGGCACCAAAAAAGGCTATGATTTAGCTCTGATGCGACAGATTACTAGCCGAGTGAATGTACCCGTTATCGCCTCAGGCGGTGTCGGTAATTTACAACATTTAGCAGAAGGCGTATTACAAGGCGGCGTAGATGCGGTACTCGCCGCCAGTATTTTTCACTTTGGTGAGTATACGGTTCAAGAAGCCAAAGAGTACATGGCAGCACAAGGTATACAGATGCGCCTGTAATATTTGTAAAATATCAATGCATCTGCAAAAAATGTTATCATAGCGCTAACCACTTATTTTCGTTCATTTAACTACTAGTTCATTTAATAATTAACTAGATAGTCGAACATATAGTCGACCAAGCTATTTGAACCAATAATTATATTTAGCTACTAACTTACTCCTATATTTTAATTAAACTTTATTAAGCAAAGGATTTTTTATGTCGAATTTACAACAGCAACGCAATGACGTGACCCATATCGATGGCAACCTACACCAAAATGAAGATGCCCGTATTGGTATCGTCGTTGGTCGTTTTAATGGATTCGTCGTGGAGTCATTAGTTGATGGTGCAATTGATGCCCTACTCCGTCATGGCGTATTGGGTAGCAATATTACCGTTATCCGTGTACCTGGTGCATTTGAATTACCATTGGTTGCCCAGCGCGCTGCTGAGTCAGATCGCTTTGACGCTATCATTGCTTTAGGCGCGATTATTCGTGGCAGCACGCCGCATTTTGACTTTGTGGCTAGTGAATCTGCAAAAGGCTTAAGCAGTGTTGCTATTGATTATAATATTCCAGTTGCCAATGGCGTATTGACGACGGATAGCATTGAGCAAGCTATTGAACGCTC
The nucleotide sequence above comes from Psychrobacter sp. P2G3. Encoded proteins:
- a CDS encoding metal-dependent hydrolase translates to MANFNTHLNVAFMVSGTLSLTVYKAGLIDDSGFLMCVALGTIGGLLPDLDSDNSTPIKLGFNITSFIFAFGLVMHWRSELSLLALIALWLAGYGFMRYVVFTIFTNMTVHRGVIHSVPYMAILGLGMTYVSYDILNLPLTVSWFYGLFLFGGAMVHLALDELYSVNLSNMKMKRSSGTAMKFYQHKDKWWYLLLYVILALLVYFAPPFDAFWQQLRDPAPWAQLKVGILPKMLENWLN
- a CDS encoding YchJ family protein, with protein sequence MSISAQTCPCQINPSSDDISAPLPYKDCCQPYHDGICNKEANEENDNADGIKADTAERLMRTRYSAFVLVKPEYIVKTTLPVQQNLLDIKAIESWAKETDWAGLEIVAHTPKLSKRHAQVEFKAYFHTTDSAADSVEEMIQAHHELSAFVKVKDKANNDARWYFLDPTVAMTLSQKQPCICGSGEKFKRCCRTYI
- a CDS encoding class II glutamine amidotransferase → MCQLLGMNCNTPTDIGFSFAGFRRRGGMTDSHEDGFGIAFFERSDCFNNGNFNGDGAANASTGLRLFHDNRPSHLSPVADLVNNYPIKAMNVIAHIRKATQGQNCLANTHPFVREVWGEQWVFAHNGQMNSEFIKRCQRLQDNGNASHCQPVGSTDSEMAFCYLVNRLKSSFKTRPDDQTLFNFLTTQCRYLSANGLFNCLISNGRWQMAYAGSLLFYLTRKAPFGEAKLADDDLAINFGDVTTDTDKVTILVTVPLTENEKWQQLAVNECLIFQDGDVIYKDSPSQRKFLTIDEGIAIARSVGASV
- a CDS encoding homoserine kinase: MSVYTQLTNDQFAAFCQSFGVSFVRAIPITQGIKNSNWFIQTTDDVDGAHSYVFTLFEERPPEDIEKMAVILNQLDGKLPVAAPLSLVDSEEKCYVIQYDNKAITLVPCLAGAHPQQTTQAMCHEIGGALAMLHETLQALQPAQEYGVPLYPWSDVRDREMQFMPGDEAKLMSDIWQSYSTLPLASLPKGLCHLDMFADNTLWNLQKGEERLTGLLDFTEVSVEHYVMDIAITINDFCTTWGDAEQGERVHFDREKMTSFLQGYESKRPLNNDEKRALPVMLAKAAVIFWLLRLNVIHYNRTEGRTGDNIMVKNPDLMKRLAAYHWSHVEKAQNIVFVLLNTSLNASKDNQIAGIFSNIKQAEQARENLKSNSEFEIKEYKLDALA
- the hisF gene encoding imidazole glycerol phosphate synthase subunit HisF → MLAKRIIPCLDVDNGRVVKGVQFVDIKDAGDPVEVAKRYNEQGADEITFLDITATNDGRDTTYHTVERMAETVFVPLTVGGGVRKIADIRNLLNAGADKVAINSAAVFTPEFVGEASQKFGNQCIVVAIDAKRVADIEVDGIIMPRWEIFTHGGRKPTGIDAVAWASKMAELGAGELLVTSMDGDGTKKGYDLALMRQITSRVNVPVIASGGVGNLQHLAEGVLQGGVDAVLAASIFHFGEYTVQEAKEYMAAQGIQMRL
- the ribE gene encoding 6,7-dimethyl-8-ribityllumazine synthase, translating into MSNLQQQRNDVTHIDGNLHQNEDARIGIVVGRFNGFVVESLVDGAIDALLRHGVLGSNITVIRVPGAFELPLVAQRAAESDRFDAIIALGAIIRGSTPHFDFVASESAKGLSSVAIDYNIPVANGVLTTDSIEQAIERSGTKAGNKGSEAAMVVLEMIAVLSQLDIDDDSDDA